DNA sequence from the Pseudoxanthomonas sp. genome:
GCGCGAGCGGATGGACCGGCCGCTGCCGCGGCGGGAACTGGGATACCTGCTGCTGGACCAGACCGACACGCTGGTGGCCGGGTTCGGCCTGGATACGCAGGCGCAGGCGATGAATGCCACGGCGCGCCGGCTCGAGGATCTGGTCGAAACCTATTACGTGGGCACCGGCCAGTTCGCGCTGCTGCCGCGTCCCGGGCGCGACGCCGACCTGTGGGAGCGCGTGATGGCGCGCGTGGAGCATGCGGAGATCGATGTCGGCGGCGAACCGATCCGGCTGCTGCCTTACCTCGGCGTCGCCGCGTTCAACGGTACCCATCCCAGCATGATCGACGGCGCGGTGCTGGCGGCCTCGCATCTGGCCTTCGAGGCGCGCCAGCACGGCGAGCTGCGTCCGCGCTACAGCGATGTCGGCGACACCCAGGTGCGGCGCACGCACCGCCGCCAGCTGCACGATGCCACCGAAGCACTGGCCAGCCTGCGCAGCGAGCGCGTGGCGCTGTACTTCCAGCCGATCCGCGAGCTGGTGCCGGACATGCGGGACGAACCGCGTTCGCTGGCGGGCGAGGTGCTGTGCCGGTTGGTGGACGAGAAGGGCGAGATCATGTCGCCGGCCCGCTTCATGGCCCCGCTGGAAGCCGCCGGTCGCGGTGCCGAACTGGATCTTGCGGTGGTGCGCGCGCTGTTCCGGCTGCTGCGGAAGAATCCGGGCGCGCTGCCGTACTGCCGGGAGATCGCGATCAACCTGACCGGACAGAGCCTGGCGTCGATGAGCTTCCAGGTGGAACTGCGCACGTTGCTGGCCGGTTCGCCGCTGCCGATGAGCGCGCTGTGCTTCGAGGTCACCGAGACCGCCGCCATTTCCAACACGGCCGCCGCCAGCCATCTGCTCACCGACCTGCAGGCGCTGGGCTGCCACATCGCCATCGACGATTTCGGCACCGGCATGCAGAGCTTCGCGCGGCTGCGGGAACTGCCGGTCGACGTGATCAAGATCGACGGTTCGTTCGTGCGCAACGTCGCCCAGCTCGGCAAGGACTATGCCGTGGTGCAGGCCTCGGTGGCGGTGGCCAAGGCGTTCGGCGCGACCACCGTGGCCGAATTCGTCGAGGACGAGGACACCGAATTCTGCCTGCGTCGCCTGGGCGTACACCGCGTGCAGGGATACCTCTACGGCGCGCCGCGTCCGCTCGCCGACGTGCTGGCGGAAACGGCCGCCGAAGCCGCCGCCTCCCGCGAATGACGTCGACTCAGATGGCCACGCGCTGGGGACGGTAGGGCGGCGTGGACATCACCATTTCGGCCAGCGAGAACGCCAGTTCGCGTTCGGCCAGTACCGCGCCGTCGGCGCCATGCTCGAGCAGATGCTTCACCTCGCCCTCGCTGTGCGCGCGCGCCAGCAGGGTCAGGCCGGGGTTGATCGCGCGCAGCTTGGCCAGTGCTTCGCCGGCTTCCAGCGGCTGCGGAATCGCCAGCACCGCGATCTTGGCGCGTTCGGGGTGCGCCTCGGCCAGCACCCGGTCGGCGGCGGCGCTGCCGCGGATCGCCGGAATGCCGGCATCGTGCGCGCGGGCGACGTGGTCGCCATTGTCGTCGATGACGATCAGCGGCACGCCGCGGTCGCGCAGCACGCGGGCCAGTTCGCTGCCCACCCGGCCGTAGCCGATGATGATGGCGTGGCCGGTGACGTCCAGCGACGGCCCGGGCCGCACCTCCGGCTCCGCCGGCACCGGTGCCAGCGCTTCCTGCCTCTTCTGCCAGCGGTCCAGCCAAGTGAACAGGAACGGATTGGCGATGATCGACAGCAGCGAGCCGGCCAGGATCAGGTCGCGGCCTTCCGGCGGCAGGATCTTCAGCGCCACGCCCAGCGCGGCGAGGATGAAGGAGAACTCGCCGATCTGCGCCAGGCTCACCGAAATGGTCAGCGCCGTGCCGGTGGGGTGCTTGAACGCCTTGACGATGTAGTAGGCCGCCACCGACTTGCCCAGCACGATGATGGCGAACGTGGCCAGCACCTGCCACGGATGCGCCACCACGATCGCCGGGTTGAACAGCATGCCGACCGACACGAAGAACAGCACCGCGAAGGCATCCCGCAGCGGTAGCGAATCGTTGGCCGCCTTGTGGCTCAGTTCGGATTCGTTGAGCAGCATGCCGGCGAAGAACGCGCCCAGCGCGAACGATACGCCGAACATCGTGGCCGACCCGAACGCCACGCCCAGGGCGATGGCCAGCACCGACAGGGTGAACAGCTCGCGCGAGCCGGTCGCCGCGATCTTTTCCAGCGTCCAGGGAATCGCCCGGCGGCCGACCAGCAGCATGAAGGCCACGAACGCGCCCAGCTTGATGAAGGTCCACGCGATGGCGACGGCGAACGTGCCGAAACTGGCGCCTTCCGTGCCGCTTTCCGGGCCGAAGGTCTCGGCCAGCACCGGCAGCATCACCAGTGCCAGCACCATCACCAGGTCTTCGACGATCAGCCAGCCCACCGCGATGCGGCCGCGCTGCGTCTCCAGCAGGCGGCGCTCCTCCATCGCCCGCAACAGCACCACCGTGCTCGCCACCGACAGCGCCAGGCCGAACACGAAGCCGTTGAGCGGCGTCCAACCCATGCCCCAGGCCAGCGCCCAGCCCAGGCCGGTAGCGACGGCGATCTGCACGATCGCGCCGGGAATGGCGATCGCCTTCACCTCCAGCAGGTCTTCCAGCGAGAAGTGCAGGCCCACGCCGAACATCAGCAGCATCACGCCCAGTTCGGACAACTGCGTGGCGAGTTCCTGGTCGGCGACGAAGCCCGGCGTGAACGGGCCGACGAAGATGCCTGCAAGCAGATAACCGACCAGCGGCGAGAACCGCAGCTTGTGGGCGATCGCACCCAGCACGAAGGCCAGGCCCAGGCCCACCGCGATGATGTTGATCAGGTCGGTGTCATGCGGCATAGATGGCGGCTTTCCTCGTCATGGGGATCGAGTGTCGCCGATGCGAGCGCCCTGCGGCAAACGAAAACTAGCCGCGGGTGCACGCGCGCTCGTGCGCACCTCACTGCGCGCAAACGGAAACGCCCCGCGCGGGGCGGGGCGTTCCGGATGGATCAGGCGATGACGCCCATCACCACTTGTAGGCGATGCGCCCGTAGACATACGCGCCGTTGAACCCGCCCGGTGACTGGCTGCTGTAGGGGAACTGCCCGCTGTTAGAGTTCGGGAAGATCGTCCGGTCAGGGTACTCGTCCAGCAGGTTGTCCGCACCGAGCGTCAGCGTCCAGTTCTCGCTGGGACGGAAACTGGTGGACGCATCCAGGATCCACTTCGCCCCATAGGTCTGGTCGTTGACGGGGTTGCCGGTCTCGCTGACGCGCGTGGTGAACTCGCCATAGCGGGTCGCGCCGAAGGTGAAGTCCCAGCGGGCCAGCTTCCAGGCCGCGGTCAGCGTGGCCTTGTCGCGCGGATAGCCTTCCTCGATGCGGCCCTGCTCGTCGCGGCCGACGCGGAAGAGATTGGCGCCCAGCGCGGTCAGCTCCTGCGGATTCGGCGCGATGCGCTGGATCTCGGTCTTGTTGTAGTTGTAGCCGGCGGTCAGGGCGAGGCTGCTGTTCTCGAACGGCACCGTGTACTGTGCGATCACGTCGACGCCGCGCGTGCGGGTGTCGGCGGCATTGGTGAAGTAGCGCGCGCTGGTGACGCCGTTGACGCCGAGGCTTGCCAGCAGCGCCTGCGCCGCCGCGTTGCCGCCCAGCAGCAGGTTCGACGACAGCACGATGCGGTCGTCGATGTCGATCTGGTAGGCGTCGATGGTGACGTACAGGCTGTCCACCGGCCGCAGCACCAGGCCCAAGCCGTAGGACAGAGAGGTTTCCGCGGTCAGCGCTTCGGCACCGAGGGCCTGCGCGACCGGGCCGGTCGCGGGGAAGGTGCCGGATTCGAAGAAGCGGTCGAGCGACGCGTTGTACTGCGAGGTCACCACCTGGTAGTACTGCTGTGCGAGCGCCGGTGCGCGGAAGCCGCTGGCCACGGTCGCACGCAGGGCCACCGCATCGGTGAAGGCGTAACGCGCGGACAGCTTGCCCGACACCTCGCTGCCGAAGTCGGAGTAATCCTCGTAGCGCCCGGCGATGCCGGCGGAGAACTTCTCGGTCAGATCGGCTTCCAGGCCGATGTACGCCGCATAGCTGTCGCGGTCCGAATGCACCGCATTGACAGGAGTGAAGCCGGCGAATCCCTGCGCGCCGCTGCCGGTGTACGAGTTGAGTTCGCCCGGCGACTGGTTCCACTTCTCCTGCCGGTATTCGGCGCCGAACGACAGCGTTGCCGGGTAGGCCAGGCCGATCTCCAGCGGCTTGCTGACATCGGCATTCAACACGTTCTGGGTGTACTCCAGCGCGCCGTCGTAGAAGCGGTGCGGGCTGCTCGCGCCCAGGCTGTAGTTGATGCTGTTCTGGGTGTAGAACTTAAGGTGGTTGTAGCCGTAGTTGTAGCTGACGTCCCACTTCCAGCCGCTCTCGGTGTCGCCCTTGATGCCTGCGACCAGCGAACGGTCCTGTGACAGCTGGTTGATCTCGGGCACGTAGCCGTCCGGGTAGACCTGGGCCAGCAGCGCGCCCTGGCTGCTGTGGTTGCGCGAGCGATAGAAGGCGAAGGACACAATGTCGCGATTGCTGGCGATCGCGGTGGCGTACGCGCTGACGTTGTCGCTAAAGTCGAAACCGGCATTGGCCGAGACGGCGCCGGCATCGACCTGGGGATCGCCGTAGACGAAGGCGACCTGGCCCACCGCGGGATTGTTGCCCGTGTTCGGTGCCGTGCCCTGGTACGGGCCGGCGCGGTTGGTTTCGTCCTGCTGGGTCAGCTGCCCGGCGACATGGACGAAGCCGCGGCCGTCGCCGAACGACACGCCGGTATCGCCGGAGAGTTGTGTATTGCCGCCGTCACCGGCGGAGTAGCCGCCCACGTCGATCGCCAGGCTGCCGCCCTTGCCGGCGCCCTTCAGCACGATGTTGACCACGCCGGCGATGGCGTCGGAGCCGTATTGCGCAGAGGCGCCGTCGCGCAGCACCTCCACGCGCTCGATCGCCGACACCGGGATGGCGTTGAGGTCGACCGCCGACGAGCCGCGGCCGATGCTGCCGTTGACGTTGACCAGCGCCGAGATGTGGCGGCGCTTGCCGTTGACCAGGATCAGGACCTGGTCGGGCGACAGGCCGCGCAGCTGCGCCGGGCGCACGCCGCTGGTGCCGTCGGTGACGGCGGGACGCGGGAAGTTCAGCGAGGGCAGCGCGCGGGCCAGCGCCGTGGCCAGCTCGGTGGTGCCGGTCGATTGCAGGACTTCCGGCGTGATGATGTCGATGGGCGACTGCGATTCGGCCACCGTACGGTCGGAGACGCGGGTGCCGGTGACGATCAGGGTATCGAGAGTGCGGGCCTCGGCGGGGGCCGACTCCTGCGCGAACGTGGCGGGGGTGACCAGGGCCAAGCTGATGGCGAGGGTCAGGGGGGACAGCGAACGGGTCATGGGGGAAGCTCCGGGAAGGACAGCGAAGTACGACTTCAAGTGGATCAGGGCTTGCAAAGTTTCCTTTGAAACCATGGACTTAGGTGCTACCTGTTCTGGTTACAGGGGCGGGAAGGGCGTGTCAATGCTTTGTTAACAAGTGTGAGCGGGTGCGCTATCGATAAACTACGTGGCCGCTTCCGCCCAAATCCCCTTAGGTTGTTTCTTGATCTCCCTTCGTAATTTCGCGCTCCGTCGTGGCGAGCGCCTGCTGCTGTCAAATGTCGACCTCACCCTGCATGCGGGCTATCGCGTGGGCGTGGTGGGCCGCAACGGCGCGGGCAAGTCCAGCCTGTTCGCCGCCGTGCAGGGCGAACTGGAAGCCGACAAGGGCGACCTCGACCTGCCGGGCAAGGTGCGCATCGCCAGCGTCGCGCAGGAGACTCCCTCGCTGCCCGATCCGGCGCTGTCGTTCGTGCTGGGGGGCGACACCGAGGTCGCGGCGGTCCTGCAGGCCGAGGCCGACGCCTCCGCGCGCGAGGATTGGGAAGCCGTGGCCAACGCGCACCAGAAGATGGCCGAAATCGGCGCCTACGACGCCGAAGCGCGCGCCGGCAAGCTGCTGCACGGCCTGGGCTTCCCGGCCGATACGCACCACCGTCCGGTGTCGTCCTTCTCCGGTGGCTGGCGCGTGCGCCTGAACCTGGCGCGCGCGCTGATGATGCCCAGCGACCTGCTGTTGCTCGACGAACCCACCAACCACCTCGACATGGACGCGGTGCTGTGGCTGGAGCAGTGGCTGCTGAAATATCCCGGCACGCTGCTGCTGATCTCGCACGACCGCGAATTCCTCGACAACGTGGCCACGCATACGCTGCACCTGCACGGCGGCGGCGCCAAGCTGTACCCCGGCGGTTACACCGACTTCGAGCGCCAGCGCGCCGAGCAGCTCCGCCAGCAGCAGATCGCGCACGAGAAGGAGCAGGCCGAACGCGCGCACCTGCAGAGCTTCATCGACCGCTTCAAGGCCAAGGCCTCGAAGGCGGCGCAGGCGCAGAGCCGCATGAAGCGACTGGCCAAGCTGGCCGGTACCGAGGCGGTGCGTGCCGAGCGCGAATTCCGCATCGAGTTCGCCCCGCCGGCCAAGCTGCCGTTTTCGCTGATCCGCCTGAACCACGTGGAGGCCGGCTACGGTCCGGACGCGGTGATCCTGCACAACGTCGGCTTCGGCCTGGAGGCCGGCCAGCGCATCGGCCTGTTGGGCCCCAACGGCGCCGGCAAGACCACACTGGTGAAGTCGCTGGTCGGCGAACTGCCGGTGCTGGCGGGCGACCGCATGGCGCATCCGGACCTGCGCATCGGTTACTTCGCCCAGCACACGGTCGAGTCGCTGCACGAGGGCCAGTCGCCGATGGACCACTTCCGCGACCTGTCGCCGGACGCCAGCAACCAGTCGTTCCGCGATTTCCTGGGCAAGTGGAATTTCCCCGGCGATCGCGCGTTCGAGCCGGTCGACGGCTTCTCCGGCGGCGAGCGCGCGCGACTCGCGCTGGCGCTGATCGCCTGGCAGCAGCCGAACGTGCTGTTGCTCGACGAACCGACCAACCACCTCGATCTGGAAATGCGCGAAGCATTGGCCGAAGCGCTCAGCGACTTCGATGGCGCCATCGTCATGGTCTCGCACGACCGCCACCTGATCGGCCTGGTCTGCGACACGTTCTGGCGGGTGGCCGACGGCAAGGTCGAACCGTTCGCCGGCGACCTGGACGAATACGCGGCCTGGCTGCGCACCCGCTCCACCGCACAGGGCAGCAAGCCGCTGCGCAGCGAACCGGCGCCGGCGCCCAAGCCTGCCCCCGCACCCGCGAAGAAGGTCAATCCCGTCAAGCTGGCCGCCGCCGAGGCCAAGGTCGCCGAACTGGAAGCCAAGCTGGCCGAGGTGGACGCGCAGCTCGCGGACCCGTCCAGCTACGCCGATGCCGATCTCGCCGCACGCCTGGGCCGCGACCGGGAGGCGCTGCAACAGCAGCTCGCCAAGGCCGAAGAGGCCTGGTCGGCGCTGTACGACGAGGCTTGATTCTCGCCTTTCCCGACCCCAGACACGTGCCGGTTCACTCCGCTTCCCAAACCTGTCATGCCCATCTACGCCTTCGAATGCACCCAGTGCGGCCACAGTTTCGACCGGCTGCAGAAGCTGTCCGATCCGGATCCCGACACCTGCCCGGCCTGCAGTGCGCAGGCGGTGAAGCGGCAGGTGACGGCGCCGTCGTTCCGGCTGGCCGGCAGCGGCTGGTACGAGACCGACTTCAAGAAGGACGGCGACAAGAAGCGCAACCTGGCCGACGGTGGCGAGGGCGCCAAGCCGTCCAGCGAGGCCAAGCCGGCGGAGTCGTCGCCCGCGAAAGCCGAAAGCGCGCCGGCGAAGACCGAGTCCAAGCCGGCGGCCCCGTCCTCGACATCCTCGACCTGAGGCCAGCGGTGTAAGGTGCATCCCTTCCTGCCACGAAGGGATGCCATGAAGAAGACCCTGATCGCGTGTGCGGCGTTGCTCGCCGCCGGCTGCGCCACGTCGACTGCGGATGTGCCGGCGTCGACGCCGGCCGATGCGTTCCTCGCGTCGCTGGCCGATCACTGCGGCAAGGCCTACGCCGGCCGCATCACCGCCAACCAGCCCGCCTCGACCACGCCCGATCCGTTCGAGGGCAAGGCCTTGGTCATGCATGTGCGCGGTTGCGACGACCCGACGCGCGAGATCCGCGTGCCGTTCCATGTCGGCGACGACCACTCGCGGACGTGGGTGCTGACGCGGACAGGATCGGGTCTGCGGCTGAAACACGACCACCGCCACGAGGACGGCAGTCCGGATGCGGTGACGATGTACGGCGGCGACACGGCGGTCGCGGGGACGGCCCAGCGACAGGCGTTTCCGGTGGATGCGGAATCCATCGCGATGTTCCGGCGCGGGGGTCTGACAGCCTCGGTGACCAATACCTGGGCGATGGAACTGGTGCCGGCGGAGACCTTCGTCTACGAACTCAGCCGCCCGAACGGGCGCTTGTTCCGCGTGGAGTTCGACCTGACCACGCCTGTCGCGCTGCCGCTGGCGCCGTGGGGCAGCAGCGAGGACGGGTGAGGGAGAGGCCTCACTGCGTTGCGCTTGCGAGCAACAGCCGCAATGGGTCCCAGCGTTCGCTGGGACGACGAAAGTCAGCGCCAATTCAACGCCGTCGTCCCGGCGAACGCTGGGACCCAAGCGGACGTTGTATGCCCTTCCTGTCGTGCAACGCCGTCAAAGCAAGTCGCTGGGTCCCGGCGTTCGCCGGGATGACGGGTCCGGGTCGGCTCCGGCGTTATCGATCGGTAGCGTGCGCCGTGCGCACGACGCCGTATCGTACGGTTCCGTCAAAGCGGGTCCCTGGATCCAGGCCTGCGCCGGGATGACGGGCACGGGCCCCAGCGCTCCCTCACCGGACTCAGCGTGGCCCGAAGCGGCCGCGGCAGCCGCGGTCCACCCACACCTGGGTGCCCGTGTAGCCCCAGCTGTAGCCCTCGCGGCAGCTGTTGTTCGAGAGTTGCTGCTGCAGGATCGGCCGGCCCTGGCGCGGGTCGTAGGCGCAGGTCCTGCGGCGGTTGTCGTCGCTGCTGCAGGTGATGGTGTAGCCGCTGTTGCCGCCGCCGCCCCCGCCATTGCCCGAGTCGCGGAACTCCGCCCGGCAGCCGCCGCGCACCCAGATCATGCCCTGGCGCTGGCCCCAGTTCTGGTTCTCGCTGCAGCGGGTCGATGACAGGTTGCGCTGCACCACCGCGCGTCCACGGAAGGGGGTGCGGCATTCGCGATAGGCATTGTTGGCGCTCTCGCACACCACCGTGGAGCCGCTGCCGCCGCCCCAGCCGCCTCCCGAGCCCTCCGCGAACCGGCCGCGGCAACCGCGGTCCACCCACACCACCCCATTGCCGCTGCCCCAGTTCTGACCCTCGACGCAGCGCGTGCCGGACAGGTTCTGTACCAGGACCGCATGCCGGCGGAACCCGGTCGTGCATTCCCGGCGGCGGTTGTCCTTGCTCTCGCAGGTGACCTGGCCGCCGGAAGGCGGCGGGTTCGGGTTCCAGCCCCCGGTGTTGCCGCCGAGCGACTGGGCGATGTCCTGCTTGATGCGGCTGAAGGTCCAGTTGGAGCGGTTGACCTGGTCCAGGTAGAACCGCAGTTGGTCGTCCGGAATGCGGCGGCCGCGCGACTGTTCGGAGTACTCCAGGCTGATCACGCGGGTCTGGTCCTGCACCGACAGCGTGCGCAGGTTCTCGGGCGCGTAGGCCCTGGGCGCGATCTGGGCGAAGGCACTGCCGGCCGCCAGGGCCAGCAACAGTACGAAAACGGACTGCAACAACGGCTTCTTCATGGCGGCACCCTCCTGGGGAGGCGCCAGCATACGCCGGGAATGTTAATCCGGAGCAGAGGCCGGTCGGGGGAGCAGGTAAACTAGCCGGCTAGGACGGCCGACGGCCGTTGCACCCCTTCCGGCGATGTCCGGATGACCCCCTGGAGTTCCCATGCGTACCCATTTCTGCGGCCTCGTCGACGAGGCCATGATCGGCCAGACCGTGACCCTCTGCGGCTGGACCGACGTCGCCCGCAACCTCGGCGGCGTCTGCTTCATCGACCTGCGCGACCACGAAGGCATCGTGCAGGTGACGGTGGACCCGTCCAATGCCGAGGTGTTCAAGGTGGCCGCATCGCTGGGTTACGAGGACGTGCTGCAGGTCGAGGGCGTCGTGCGTACGCGCGAGG
Encoded proteins:
- a CDS encoding bifunctional diguanylate cyclase/phosphodiesterase; amino-acid sequence: MADDAGQPVRGLGGSMQVLLLGGMCLLLQQIAVRYRIDFFGEVADASLIHLHTGLLLAIAMLARDARVVAGCFVVTFVGWTFRQMYLFDGGRPTWMLAWGAGSYLLQYAWTLLCVRWMGWPRRRGARVQRDDLIRFAGIGLLLYPLVTAVLGLSVVLLSSPADAVSTAFQMFFAKQFGVVVVTLPLVIGWQERAALAPRADAGRHWVWPVALGLGLGISLWAAVTVRQAFSGASFLSAPVLMDYRFALLVVLAWCMLRLPPRWAMLSLSLTLLLLVGMVAGTAEYANTPVGFFNLLHIAVEMNILLLAMLYLWLTNRDRSALADQLSEETLRDQVTGLPNLKAMRERMDRPLPRRELGYLLLDQTDTLVAGFGLDTQAQAMNATARRLEDLVETYYVGTGQFALLPRPGRDADLWERVMARVEHAEIDVGGEPIRLLPYLGVAAFNGTHPSMIDGAVLAASHLAFEARQHGELRPRYSDVGDTQVRRTHRRQLHDATEALASLRSERVALYFQPIRELVPDMRDEPRSLAGEVLCRLVDEKGEIMSPARFMAPLEAAGRGAELDLAVVRALFRLLRKNPGALPYCREIAINLTGQSLASMSFQVELRTLLAGSPLPMSALCFEVTETAAISNTAAASHLLTDLQALGCHIAIDDFGTGMQSFARLRELPVDVIKIDGSFVRNVAQLGKDYAVVQASVAVAKAFGATTVAEFVEDEDTEFCLRRLGVHRVQGYLYGAPRPLADVLAETAAEAAASRE
- the ybaL gene encoding YbaL family putative K(+) efflux transporter; this encodes MPHDTDLINIIAVGLGLAFVLGAIAHKLRFSPLVGYLLAGIFVGPFTPGFVADQELATQLSELGVMLLMFGVGLHFSLEDLLEVKAIAIPGAIVQIAVATGLGWALAWGMGWTPLNGFVFGLALSVASTVVLLRAMEERRLLETQRGRIAVGWLIVEDLVMVLALVMLPVLAETFGPESGTEGASFGTFAVAIAWTFIKLGAFVAFMLLVGRRAIPWTLEKIAATGSRELFTLSVLAIALGVAFGSATMFGVSFALGAFFAGMLLNESELSHKAANDSLPLRDAFAVLFFVSVGMLFNPAIVVAHPWQVLATFAIIVLGKSVAAYYIVKAFKHPTGTALTISVSLAQIGEFSFILAALGVALKILPPEGRDLILAGSLLSIIANPFLFTWLDRWQKRQEALAPVPAEPEVRPGPSLDVTGHAIIIGYGRVGSELARVLRDRGVPLIVIDDNGDHVARAHDAGIPAIRGSAAADRVLAEAHPERAKIAVLAIPQPLEAGEALAKLRAINPGLTLLARAHSEGEVKHLLEHGADGAVLAERELAFSLAEMVMSTPPYRPQRVAI
- a CDS encoding TonB-dependent receptor, producing MTRSLSPLTLAISLALVTPATFAQESAPAEARTLDTLIVTGTRVSDRTVAESQSPIDIITPEVLQSTGTTELATALARALPSLNFPRPAVTDGTSGVRPAQLRGLSPDQVLILVNGKRRHISALVNVNGSIGRGSSAVDLNAIPVSAIERVEVLRDGASAQYGSDAIAGVVNIVLKGAGKGGSLAIDVGGYSAGDGGNTQLSGDTGVSFGDGRGFVHVAGQLTQQDETNRAGPYQGTAPNTGNNPAVGQVAFVYGDPQVDAGAVSANAGFDFSDNVSAYATAIASNRDIVSFAFYRSRNHSSQGALLAQVYPDGYVPEINQLSQDRSLVAGIKGDTESGWKWDVSYNYGYNHLKFYTQNSINYSLGASSPHRFYDGALEYTQNVLNADVSKPLEIGLAYPATLSFGAEYRQEKWNQSPGELNSYTGSGAQGFAGFTPVNAVHSDRDSYAAYIGLEADLTEKFSAGIAGRYEDYSDFGSEVSGKLSARYAFTDAVALRATVASGFRAPALAQQYYQVVTSQYNASLDRFFESGTFPATGPVAQALGAEALTAETSLSYGLGLVLRPVDSLYVTIDAYQIDIDDRIVLSSNLLLGGNAAAQALLASLGVNGVTSARYFTNAADTRTRGVDVIAQYTVPFENSSLALTAGYNYNKTEIQRIAPNPQELTALGANLFRVGRDEQGRIEEGYPRDKATLTAAWKLARWDFTFGATRYGEFTTRVSETGNPVNDQTYGAKWILDASTSFRPSENWTLTLGADNLLDEYPDRTIFPNSNSGQFPYSSQSPGGFNGAYVYGRIAYKW
- a CDS encoding ABC-F family ATP-binding cassette domain-containing protein, which codes for MISLRNFALRRGERLLLSNVDLTLHAGYRVGVVGRNGAGKSSLFAAVQGELEADKGDLDLPGKVRIASVAQETPSLPDPALSFVLGGDTEVAAVLQAEADASAREDWEAVANAHQKMAEIGAYDAEARAGKLLHGLGFPADTHHRPVSSFSGGWRVRLNLARALMMPSDLLLLDEPTNHLDMDAVLWLEQWLLKYPGTLLLISHDREFLDNVATHTLHLHGGGAKLYPGGYTDFERQRAEQLRQQQIAHEKEQAERAHLQSFIDRFKAKASKAAQAQSRMKRLAKLAGTEAVRAEREFRIEFAPPAKLPFSLIRLNHVEAGYGPDAVILHNVGFGLEAGQRIGLLGPNGAGKTTLVKSLVGELPVLAGDRMAHPDLRIGYFAQHTVESLHEGQSPMDHFRDLSPDASNQSFRDFLGKWNFPGDRAFEPVDGFSGGERARLALALIAWQQPNVLLLDEPTNHLDLEMREALAEALSDFDGAIVMVSHDRHLIGLVCDTFWRVADGKVEPFAGDLDEYAAWLRTRSTAQGSKPLRSEPAPAPKPAPAPAKKVNPVKLAAAEAKVAELEAKLAEVDAQLADPSSYADADLAARLGRDREALQQQLAKAEEAWSALYDEA
- a CDS encoding zinc ribbon domain-containing protein — encoded protein: MPIYAFECTQCGHSFDRLQKLSDPDPDTCPACSAQAVKRQVTAPSFRLAGSGWYETDFKKDGDKKRNLADGGEGAKPSSEAKPAESSPAKAESAPAKTESKPAAPSSTSST
- a CDS encoding DUF3011 domain-containing protein; translation: MKKPLLQSVFVLLLALAAGSAFAQIAPRAYAPENLRTLSVQDQTRVISLEYSEQSRGRRIPDDQLRFYLDQVNRSNWTFSRIKQDIAQSLGGNTGGWNPNPPPSGGQVTCESKDNRRRECTTGFRRHAVLVQNLSGTRCVEGQNWGSGNGVVWVDRGCRGRFAEGSGGGWGGGSGSTVVCESANNAYRECRTPFRGRAVVQRNLSSTRCSENQNWGQRQGMIWVRGGCRAEFRDSGNGGGGGGNSGYTITCSSDDNRRRTCAYDPRQGRPILQQQLSNNSCREGYSWGYTGTQVWVDRGCRGRFGPR